Genomic DNA from Cydia strobilella chromosome 19, ilCydStro3.1, whole genome shotgun sequence:
CTACAAATAAACCTTCACTTTTTGTAAAAACCCCAAGATCTTCGTCGGAGTTGAGGAAAGAGTCCATGAAACTCCAATCTCTGAAATTAACTGAGAAAGAAGTCGAAAGGTTTAATTTGATCGCTAAAATAGCACTAAGTGACGATTCTGACGACGAAAGAGATATAGGTTTAAAATCGCCAGACGATATGAACCTTGCTCCAAAGTCCCCTGATATGGATATAACCGACGATACTCCTGTATCCCCACCTGTTATAATACCTGCCGATCCCGTGAAAATGGTTGTTGTAAATGCCAAGGCTGATGTTGATATGCGACAATTACCCCCGATAATGTCTCCAAATTCGATAAGCCTATTCGCGCCGTCGATTCCAATTGAAACTAAGAGCGATGCTGATCTCGAGGTACGAAAATCTGTAGATAAACCAGAAGTAAAAAAGCCTGTAGCTCCAGTAGATCCACGCGTCAGAAAGGATGCTTTACTACCTACGCCTCCTGTTGCCTACCCTAATATGACTCCATCCCGAAATCCTAGCAATATGACACCAAACAGGGCACCAAATATGACACCTAGCAGAACACCGAATATGACCCCTAATGCTAGGACATTTGATTTCAATCCAAATCGTCCATTCAATACTGATGACAATGGTCGCAAGCACGTGTATGCACCTATGTTTCCAGTTCAAGATCATTCTAATGACCGTAAATCTGTTTGGGAATCCTCCGAGCGTAGTCCCGCCGATACATCTAACTGGGAAATATCGAATGCTGACAGAGAAAAAAATTCTGGTCCTAAATGGGAAGATCGAATCTCGAGAGGCAATCATCCAACAAGAGAAGACGGACCGAGGTTACGATATAACGATTCTAATTCCGACATGGGTTATAACCGATCTAGAAATGACAGAAGTAGTAGAGATGAATATCACAGACAGGAAGGTCCACAGCATTCCAACTATTATTCAAGATCGGACTGTCCAAGTACTCCTACACCTTCATTTGGCAGAGGCGATGCTCCTTCAACCCCGTCTCATTATTTTGGCAGATCGGAGTGTCCGCGCACACCGAGTCATCCATTTGGACGTTCAGAGGCTCCTATGACGCCAAGTCATCCTTTCGGAAGATCTGACACACCTATGACGCCAAGTCACTCCTTTGGAAGATCAGAAGCGCCTTTGACTCCCAGTCATCCATTTGGAAGGTCTGAAGCGCCTATGACGCCCAGTCACCCGTTCGGACGATCTGATTACTCATATCCAAATCCGAGCCCAAAATACGGCAAAGGTCCGCATGATCCGAGACTAAATCGAAGCTACGATAATGAATCAAATAGTAGTAGAAAAGATACTGGATCGTACAATGATCGTAATAGATATCATAGAAACGATCCGAGAAACTTTAATAGAGAACAAAGTGTGCCCAGAAATGAGCCAAAACCTTATACTCCAGACCAGACTTATAGAAGAGATCAAATGTCTCGACGCGAATCTAGTGTTGGACGCGCAATGCCATGTGAAAATGATAGAGAACGCTTGTACTCAAGAGATAGAAGTCGCGGTCCTGATAATTCTAGGACCTATGCCGAGGTAGGTTCGAGACGCACATTCCAACGTGAGCCAAGTGCCAGCCGGTCTATGCCTGACTATCGCGCGAGAGCGTCCAGTGTCGGAAGAAGTGTTAGAAATGAATTGTCAGTCGAATCACACGCGGGACGTGCATTTACAATTGACACAAGCGTTAATAGCACATTTCAGAAATTCCTCGACTCGCACAGAATTAACGATGGTAATTTGGATGCCCGCAGACAACGCGCTTCGAGCGTAGGACGATCTTTGATACGTGAGTCCAGTGTAGGTCGAACTTTGCCGGGTAATTCATTCCATCGAATGGAAGACAATAACAGAGAAAGATTTAAGAGAGCTCAAAGTGTAGGTAGAGAATTATCTACTTCAAGAACTGAAAAGAGCTTTAAAGATGTGAAAGCGGAATTCGAGTCGTACAGGAATAACGACCGTAAATTGAATAAAGATTCACAGCCAACAAAGCCTAAAGAGAGCATCAATTCTCGTGATCCTCGTATTCGAAGGGACAGTTATGATGTACAATCGGATACTAAGCATAGCTTGAACAAAACACAAGGCAGAGAACCGTATGTAAAGATGAAAAAGTTTAACTACAGAGACCCCAGACAGCGCAAAGAACAGAAACTGAATGAGAGGTCTAGTTACCAGCATAATAGAAAACGCTCAGAATCCCGCGACAGGCACAGTTACGGTATTTCTAGTGATACTGGAATCAAAACTCCGGCCATCAGTTCagtaaaaaatttcaaaattccgAAAATAAAACGACCTGAACCTGATCCAAAACTGATCGAAGCCACTAACGACGTACCCGACAAAATCAATGATAAGAATTCATCCTCGTCATCGGCAGTAAAAgaagtaaaacaaaaaaccACTGTAGAGGTCAaggttgataaaaaaattaaagaaggTAAAAAGAAATCCGACCAAGTGGCCAACAAAAAGAAAACcgatgataaaaatactttaactGCAAAGACTGCTAAAAAGGCGGATAATGATGAGAAAAATGATATGAACGCAAAGTCTGAAAAACGGGTTACAAGACGGTCTAGTCGAAAGAACGAGGAAACTGAGTCATCTGCGCCATCAGAAGAAGAGATAATTCCAACACGTCCGCGCAGAGCCAAGAAAGTAATttatgattctgattctgatgaaTCGGTAGGTAAAACCAACGTTCTTAGTAAAAATGCTTCTCCTAAAAAGTCTCCGGCCACAACTAACAGAAAATCTGTACAGTCAGACAAAAAATATGTACCCCAAGATGAAAGTACTGAAAGGGCAATTCAGGAAAATTCCAATAAAAGCAAGAGTGCAAATGTAGTAATTGAACCTGAAGATGATAAAGAGTTGGATAGTAGTTTTGGTCTTGATGGAATAGATCTCTTTCCCGATAATCTTATCAGCGATCCTGTTCTAGACAATATTAATTCACTTATAGCAGATCTAGATAATGACCTAGCTACTTCTAAAACCGGAGCGATATGTAATGACCTCTTCAATGATATTAGTATCGAAAATATGTTAGAAAAAATGACTAGCAGTCCTCTTAAGAAAGAAACCAAAAAAACAACAGAAGAAATCGCTGGGACTGCCGATACTATAATGAAAGATCCTTTCGATACTCTTAAAACTGAAACTAATAAAACCGAGCGTGAAAAGGAAGATCTCTTCGATActcttaaaactaaaaccaaTAAAACCGAGTGTGAAAAGTCCGTGAACATCGCTGGTGATAAGAAAGAAGGAAGTTCTGATCAAACTACTGACGAGCAGACCAGCCGGTCTGGTTTGATTCCGGGGCAGACAGAATCGCCACGTGATTCTCAACCCAAAATTATAAGTCAAATGCAggataaaaatgatattgaacCCGTCGTGTCCACATCAGTAAATGAAGAAGAATCTTCTAAGAATGACCAAGGCTCTGAAAACGAGAAAAACCTGAATGGTCAGTCGACGCCAGATAGCACGAATGAAGCCGAAAATATGAGTCAAAACTACTCTGAACCAACAGGAGACAAACCAGACAGTACTATTGAAAAACAATGTGAAATGAATTCTGATATTTCATCTACTCATGATGCTGAGAACAAGCCAGCCAAAGAGAACATCGAGATTCCTAAGGAGCCCGCTCCACAAATTGACTCCATTGGCAGTTTGTTATCAATTTTACAagacaaatcaaaaataaaagaattgcTTAGTATGCTTGGACACCAATCTGGcgaaaatgagaaaattaaaaagaagCTTGAGAAACTAAGTGAAATTGTTTCTGATGAAGATGATACAAATGATGATAAAATTGAGGACCCTACAAGCATTAAGACTTCAGAAGATAAAAATGAAATGGAACAAGTTAAGCAAGATAACGAAGAGGATGTAACAAAACGAAAACCAACAGATGATAAAATTCTAAAACAGGACGATGCTGAGCCTGATAACCCCAAAGAAACAGAGACATGCAAGATGGCAAATAGCGAGTCAAATATTCAGACAGATATTGAAAATGAGGAAAAAACGATAGCAAGTGTACGTAACATATCCGGAAATGTGAGTGAAGATAAAACTGTGACAAGCCAAGGAGTAACTGATTCAGCAGAAAATAATCAAGATCTTGAACAAAAAGAGGATTCGAATGATGCCTTAAACGACGGCAATTCTGGACAGGAAGACAACGAGGAAGAGGACGTTAAAGAACCAGATAACATAAAAACCCGAAAAAAGGTTGTAAGGAAAGGACAAAAGCGGTTTAAAACTCGTAAATTTAAAAAGGGTAAGCCAGTCAAGAGAGTTGGCGAGGAAAAACGCGTGACTCGCTCTGAAGCCGCTGGATTACTGATGAAGCCTAAACAGAAAAAACCCTCTAGAGAACTGAGACAATTGCAGGAATCTATCAAGGAAATGTTTGTGAGTGATGCAATGTTGAATGCTACTGGTATACGAATGTGTCGCCTAGCTAAAATGATAGACGAAAAAACTGAAAAGAGCGACGACCTAGAATCTAGCCAGCCCGAATTCAGCCACTCTGAAGTAAGCAACCCAGAACCCAGAGTCGTTTTAGAAAAGGTCAAACACATCGAAGAAAACGAAACTGTTATAGAGAAGCCGATGCGTAAGAAACCTGGACCGAAGCCTAAAGTGAAACCTGCCTTTGTTAGCCCGGACGAGAAAGATGAGCAACCTTTAGTGAAATACAAACCTGGCCCTAAGTCCAAGAAGAAAATTCCGCAGACAGACAAAGATCCTTACGATTTCGAAACAGACTCCATAAACGAAAGTAAATCGAGCGAAAAAGGTGTAGACAGTGGTTCTGACTCTGAAAATGAATCATTGGCATCTTCTATGAGTTTTGGCAGCACAGAGTTGCTAGTagaattaaagaaaaaaccAAAACGCAAGAGAGGTGGATGGCAATCTGGTGTTATTAAACCCAGAGGAAAGAAGAGGAAAGTAGAAGTAAAACGCGCTCAGTCGCCGCCTCCGAAACCAGCTCCACCGTTAAAACGATCTTATACGATACCAGATTACGGTTGCTTCACTGATAAAAACTATTGCTTCTCTAAGAATGCTTCCGAATACCAGTGCCGTTTGTGTGAATCAACGCATAGTTGGAAAGACATAGTGTTCCATTATAAAAAGCACCATCCGCATTCTGAAATCCCACTTTCCCGTATGAGCCCAGATATAGCGAGAGAAGCCATCGAGCAGTGTGGAGACGTCGACTTTGCTGCGATCAGTAAAATACCCACCGAGAAATATACTTGCAGGTTCTGTTTCATAGAGTTTGGTAAAAGGAGGGCCGTATTGGAATCATTCTTCTGGCACGTAGTTAGTATGCATACAGGCGAATACAAGCAATTATGTTCTGAATGTATAAATGTAGAGAAGTGCCCATTTAACTTGGATATTCCACCTCCACCGAAGGATATTAAAGGTCAACTCATAGGATATATTTGTGGCAAATGCAATTACACCCAGATATCCCTCGAGAACCTAAAAATGCACGTTATTCATCGTCATAATGATACAGAAACGGAGGTATACAGCATAAACTTCGCCGTAATGACAAAGAGTACTATTAACAGTCTAATTAAACGCATAACGCACGTGGAAAGCACACCTCGAACCACAAGGAGCACGCGATCAAACCTGAGCTATACTGAAGCTAGTGACGACAGAAACGAGATAACAGAAAGCGAGCTTGAGGCGGCGCGGCCCGCAAAAAATTATGACGTACCAGTGACGGAAAAACCTAAAATGTACTCATTTAATTCGAAGATTTCCTTTGAAAATGATGATAATGCGAGCGACATGTCCAATTTTGCCAACACGGATTCCAGTGTAGTCAAAGCCGAACAAGATGAGGACGACGATATGGATGATTTCGTAGAAGACTCTGCGGTCAACGAAGAAACTGATCAGACCGATGAGAACCAGGGAGTTTCCAGTGATATAATGGATTACCCGCATTTCAAAATAAACTATACAGATGCTGGCAACAAAGAGTACGTTTGCTGTATTAATGGCAAAGACAATCATTATAAGACGGGTCTGCTAATATCCATGAAGAAGCATGTGCAGCTCAAGCACTCTGAGATCTGGGACGGCTACTGTTTTGTGTGCAAAGTCATCGTGACATCACAGGGTGAACACAAATTCAGCGAGTGCTTAGCGCATTACCTGGACAGCCACATCGATAACTTCCCCGTTCTTGAAAAAGTTTTAGAACCTGTTGAAAAGCCTGTGACTCCTGCAGCGACACCTGAACCCGTAGAAAGAGCACCGACACCCTACATCAACGTCCGACCGTTGGCAGAATTGGTTAAACCCGTCGAACAGGCTGTGGAAGCGCCAGCGTTGCCTGTTATAGACACCGTCGTCAGCCTTATACCTGTCGCGCCACCAACGGTAGAACCGCCACGTCCAAGCCCGACTTACCCAGTAATTAGAAAAGAGATCGAACCGCCCAAAGAGTACAAATACGAAGAATCTCAAGCGGAAATCATGTCCAAAAAGCACAGGGTCGTTCTCGACGCCATGATGACTCCAGGCAAATTAGTTCAGATCTTCAAATGCGCCGGTCGCTTCTGCTCCTTCACTACGGACTCTGCTGAAGACGCATTATTACACGCATCGACTCACCAGCGAGTCGGCGGGACGAACGCATTGCTGTGCGCATATTGTGACTTTGATTCATCTGGGAACTCCATAGACTTGGTGTCCCATGTTTTCAAGACCCACGGAAAGTGCAGAGTGGTTTGTGGGCTATGCTTCTACCGGGGAGCGGCGAGCCAGCTGGTCGCGTCGCATATAGTCCGGGTGCATGGTTCAACGCCTGATCGCCGCTGCGTGCTGAAGACCACCAACACTCCTGCGCTCTGCGAACCCCCTGAGGAAAATATGTCACGGGACCGTGCTGTTCCGCTCTACTTTTGTAAACAAAGTGAGTACCTACTAATCGACCATTTTGATGAGGGCTGTCATTAgtctattatatataatatatcaatcATAATTGCAATGTTTTGACATGGCCACCACTTACAATAgcatgtttaaaatttactaGTTCAGGCATTCttttagttattattacaatacaaaGATCGGTCAATTTATGTAGCCAGACGTACGGCCAATTCACTTAGCTTTATTATGATATTCTGAATATTCTATTGACTATCGGTTTCAGCTGAAAACAATGAGCCATGTGGATTTAAAACCGTGACACACGCCAAGTTTTGGGAGCATCTAACACAAAGACACGAAAAAGCCACTGGATTCATCTGCTACGTATGTATTCTGATAATATACTTATTCGCTTAGTTTTATAGCTTTTGGAAAACAGCTGTATACCCTTTGAAAATGTATCTTTATCTACCCTTCATGAGTACACATTATACAGACTTGGTGTTTATTTGCACCGACACCAGCATTAAACTGGGACTTTACAGGGTTGATGGGCagattaaccttttcgacgccgtgtcaaacacaaaagctgtcactcggacggacgccacgtcaccgaagggtcaaaactgaaattgaagtTTATGCACATggacgtaggtctatgttgctctgtgtggtctgtgaccgattaatccgtctttggcgttggacctgcggtgccgatatatccgtcattggcgtccaaaaggttgtGTCCTagtttaacatacatacatataatcatgcctatttcccggaggggtaggcagagaccacggatttccacttgctacgatcctgacatacctctttcgcttccttcactttcataacattcctcatacacgctcgccggtttagggtgctcttgacctggcctttcttcaggatttccccgatctgatcagagaaagtccgccgaggtctgccccttccaacttcCAACTTCCTAGTttaaaatagcaataaaattaaaacaagacttcaaatttcaatattaatagTAGATTATACACCGAGGGGATAAAGCACTGTTTTATGTCACGAGTGCGATATTGAATCCCGAGTTAATGAGAGATTTTAGATTTAACTCCCTGAGCGAAGCGAGGGAATTAAAACGGAGTCCTGAGTGCAGCGAGGGATTCAAGCTTGCCCAAGACGAAAACAGCTTTATCCCAAAGTAGAGTACTCTACTTTTCTCACCTTTTGCGAGACGATAAAAAACAAGACTACTTACTAGAAACaacgttttattaaaacttaaagtaccttaattaaaaaaaaacgtacaaatTATAATCTTTTAACTTCAAACTCCTGCTAATACCGCAGCGTTTTGCAACACTAgcggcttttgttttattttctttgttttgcgtATATGGCTTGTAGTGGCCAGTTCGATTTTCGAATAAGTTCTAATTTCGCCGGGTTGTACTGAATCTCAATATAACCCGCTGGTTAATAATGAGATTTGAATTCGTATGAAAAATTGTTCCATAGAAGACCTTGATTTTTTGATTTGTCCACCGCGATAGCTACCTAATTTCTCATTAGTGAGAAGGATCAAGCCCATTTAAAAGAtaaatttagtgtttaaattgAACCATTCAAGTTCAAATTCATTTTAAGCATTCGACTAGTCGGcaaaaatggccgattagtcggcctattATTTGCTCCTAAAAACAAAAGCAGgacataaacaaaataaaaagccAATATTTATCAAATGGTTTATACCCGTTTCACTCAAATAATTATTTGCATGTGGAAAAAATTCGTGTATATTatcatattaaatacatttgtgTGTATCTGTAATACAGTTATGTATGTCTTCGTGgtatatttggggcattttctatgaaaagggaccttattgtcgatggcgcttacgccgcacagcgtcgcgcatcattgtatttatatcggagcatcgtttataatggcgtaagcgccatcggcaataaggtcccattttatagaaaataccacattttgtAGTTGGTAATCATTACAATCATATTTAGGTAAAGtacgtaattttaattttatttctattgattgaagcaaagatagatataactccgtaatagatggatacagtctaaggaaaaaacgtgcctcgaaaatcaagaaaatttgattctcgttcggagggcgctactagctttggcctactgtcgtatagatggcgttgacggtttcgtttgttatttaacaattttaacgcatatcagtgaaagaacatgggtcaaaatcacaaaaataattaatgcaaataaaaataatcatttacttattcatatttaaatacattttatcgtatttttataaatcttcatttttagttttaaagtgtgtcgacagatggcagtgaatttactggggttacaaaatttactatgacagtaccgctctattgaAGTATCATTAATTAAGCTGCTAGGATCTACTAGTATTTCAACCTCAGAAAACATGGGTTTCTTAAGAAAAATCTATGTTGCTCAAAATGCTCAGATGACAATAAAGCgagttattaaaaattaaaattaaaattaaaactgctTAGAGGTTAACTCCTAGGCAGTTTCCCAACAAGGTGTACTGCTGATCGGGTCAAGATCACAGAAAAAAAGTTGAATTTTAACTCCACATGGTCAGTGATTGGGCCTTTGAACCAGCGTGGAACTTTCAgttaatccatactatccatactaatattataaatgcgaaagtctgtctgtctgtctttctgtctgtgtgttcccttttcacacttaaaccgctgaatcgatttagatgaaatttggcatagagataggttgagtcgcTGAGAAggacatcccaggtagcaaaatgacgtcagcgacgtcttaatgacggcataatgacgtataaatgctactggggataggacataggatagtttttatcccgaaaatagggagtaaaaagcggggtggaattgagataattaatgaagtgcctgctaattggtgtgcataatatgctcaaattgaataattgctatgagaatttttccagacGCTATACTTAGTTTAGCTgctattactaactccacgcagacgaagtcgcgggcaaaagctagtatgataTAAAGCGCGAAGGagagaaacatttgtttt
This window encodes:
- the LOC134750224 gene encoding uncharacterized protein LOC134750224; amino-acid sequence: MDSEYNKKFEEMKQYIPFLEKMIERLENISSGSVNPRQAQLDKIRSLRDLLLDKKKRLKMDNLLKCEQVLINLYAKVEQGDTLPGIKPASKAIVCNDKSDLNLARSKLKTVTAKSHDPDTLPEIARATETEVGCSGTKEPALFQRRPNKGSLSPTKKSSSEKSPYKSSSKRNYTRVLQSPERSERQRLWSPSEGPPHDENLFSRRSPPRPSRRHSPSYHKRERKKLSKESHSRKSKDLNITLKVPEERLNSLNTKDILSRIINCSERDVDIATLRELRTQILGELKQTGANEDISDLILKSYKNKKNKKSQSKNKVDVEEGELSDSESEAIENIYGNLVVVEKDKTKDVSSNQNKSSTEQDQVSRKIQICLVINSDKEETSLESSNIKNATGNQKICDLTDFEMFDDNNCGTKPTDPIRPKPREPAYSTKNKDVVESASHKTSTSLSPVKANDINSTGIISINDVDIKKDGNVNYTGNIDMNDFDIQDNSNICPLNEDPKPAPEPVPAPFKVNFYNSNSSDSSEINTTALNAENSKDKSLDVFKDKLSDPKQSLDKPEVVLSASKNKGQVESIEKNNEITKSTTKDVITRSTPSTESVPKPDAEIPLLNEPTVQPAKKDIVSEIDILQALKNEILSDTISLPCAEAITPALHQPKVTKVSNAQEELPKKRISIENYKKKSVPTNKPSLFVKTPRSSSELRKESMKLQSLKLTEKEVERFNLIAKIALSDDSDDERDIGLKSPDDMNLAPKSPDMDITDDTPVSPPVIIPADPVKMVVVNAKADVDMRQLPPIMSPNSISLFAPSIPIETKSDADLEVRKSVDKPEVKKPVAPVDPRVRKDALLPTPPVAYPNMTPSRNPSNMTPNRAPNMTPSRTPNMTPNARTFDFNPNRPFNTDDNGRKHVYAPMFPVQDHSNDRKSVWESSERSPADTSNWEISNADREKNSGPKWEDRISRGNHPTREDGPRLRYNDSNSDMGYNRSRNDRSSRDEYHRQEGPQHSNYYSRSDCPSTPTPSFGRGDAPSTPSHYFGRSECPRTPSHPFGRSEAPMTPSHPFGRSDTPMTPSHSFGRSEAPLTPSHPFGRSEAPMTPSHPFGRSDYSYPNPSPKYGKGPHDPRLNRSYDNESNSSRKDTGSYNDRNRYHRNDPRNFNREQSVPRNEPKPYTPDQTYRRDQMSRRESSVGRAMPCENDRERLYSRDRSRGPDNSRTYAEVGSRRTFQREPSASRSMPDYRARASSVGRSVRNELSVESHAGRAFTIDTSVNSTFQKFLDSHRINDGNLDARRQRASSVGRSLIRESSVGRTLPGNSFHRMEDNNRERFKRAQSVGRELSTSRTEKSFKDVKAEFESYRNNDRKLNKDSQPTKPKESINSRDPRIRRDSYDVQSDTKHSLNKTQGREPYVKMKKFNYRDPRQRKEQKLNERSSYQHNRKRSESRDRHSYGISSDTGIKTPAISSVKNFKIPKIKRPEPDPKLIEATNDVPDKINDKNSSSSSAVKEVKQKTTVEVKVDKKIKEGKKKSDQVANKKKTDDKNTLTAKTAKKADNDEKNDMNAKSEKRVTRRSSRKNEETESSAPSEEEIIPTRPRRAKKVIYDSDSDESVGKTNVLSKNASPKKSPATTNRKSVQSDKKYVPQDESTERAIQENSNKSKSANVVIEPEDDKELDSSFGLDGIDLFPDNLISDPVLDNINSLIADLDNDLATSKTGAICNDLFNDISIENMLEKMTSSPLKKETKKTTEEIAGTADTIMKDPFDTLKTETNKTEREKEDLFDTLKTKTNKTECEKSVNIAGDKKEGSSDQTTDEQTSRSGLIPGQTESPRDSQPKIISQMQDKNDIEPVVSTSVNEEESSKNDQGSENEKNLNGQSTPDSTNEAENMSQNYSEPTGDKPDSTIEKQCEMNSDISSTHDAENKPAKENIEIPKEPAPQIDSIGSLLSILQDKSKIKELLSMLGHQSGENEKIKKKLEKLSEIVSDEDDTNDDKIEDPTSIKTSEDKNEMEQVKQDNEEDVTKRKPTDDKILKQDDAEPDNPKETETCKMANSESNIQTDIENEEKTIASVRNISGNVSEDKTVTSQGVTDSAENNQDLEQKEDSNDALNDGNSGQEDNEEEDVKEPDNIKTRKKVVRKGQKRFKTRKFKKGKPVKRVGEEKRVTRSEAAGLLMKPKQKKPSRELRQLQESIKEMFVSDAMLNATGIRMCRLAKMIDEKTEKSDDLESSQPEFSHSEVSNPEPRVVLEKVKHIEENETVIEKPMRKKPGPKPKVKPAFVSPDEKDEQPLVKYKPGPKSKKKIPQTDKDPYDFETDSINESKSSEKGVDSGSDSENESLASSMSFGSTELLVELKKKPKRKRGGWQSGVIKPRGKKRKVEVKRAQSPPPKPAPPLKRSYTIPDYGCFTDKNYCFSKNASEYQCRLCESTHSWKDIVFHYKKHHPHSEIPLSRMSPDIAREAIEQCGDVDFAAISKIPTEKYTCRFCFIEFGKRRAVLESFFWHVVSMHTGEYKQLCSECINVEKCPFNLDIPPPPKDIKGQLIGYICGKCNYTQISLENLKMHVIHRHNDTETEVYSINFAVMTKSTINSLIKRITHVESTPRTTRSTRSNLSYTEASDDRNEITESELEAARPAKNYDVPVTEKPKMYSFNSKISFENDDNASDMSNFANTDSSVVKAEQDEDDDMDDFVEDSAVNEETDQTDENQGVSSDIMDYPHFKINYTDAGNKEYVCCINGKDNHYKTGLLISMKKHVQLKHSEIWDGYCFVCKVIVTSQGEHKFSECLAHYLDSHIDNFPVLEKVLEPVEKPVTPAATPEPVERAPTPYINVRPLAELVKPVEQAVEAPALPVIDTVVSLIPVAPPTVEPPRPSPTYPVIRKEIEPPKEYKYEESQAEIMSKKHRVVLDAMMTPGKLVQIFKCAGRFCSFTTDSAEDALLHASTHQRVGGTNALLCAYCDFDSSGNSIDLVSHVFKTHGKCRVVCGLCFYRGAASQLVASHIVRVHGSTPDRRCVLKTTNTPALCEPPEENMSRDRAVPLYFCKQTENNEPCGFKTVTHAKFWEHLTQRHEKATGFICYVCSDSCPDATALILHLKTHGLRLYHCTLCVHGADNEPELLAHASAKHPGKNPQAYIRTILGMGGNLKILPLVELKKAALDPENITPNQGKENPVKEAERSIELEKLIGPLLDMPTTEPEKVPEPATPLSEVLPEDNIVDDAISNLLEDPATSAMATLIPVPPLLALTVEAPPRPVTPAPETNISKQLTPVLKEEPMDTTPEKNDSDVICLDSDEEDSKQGIVNLSDGIINLSDDEKGVDEQNPSTSAQASNDPSNIYRCKKCNRVSKSFAGFKKHSYHCWKPGEKCKCALCPFEADKVGPFLKHHNESHNTPARLKCPMCSHTDVSMYLLKKHLRVAHDIGSWDAFPTDSQYVLAKKDTGKAKAVKRKSSGIAVGPPPKQKRYGPSDIDKLPINPILDESVFCDLCEFNTKVRLNMVRHLQQHATQQPVAQTAPVNPVPHLETNEFHFDKMVNLASSSIANRAPEKSQKEQTSALMIPHDKASRFPQYVPERYRFTCGATGCTYLSVDEAMFKCHWETLHSGTNDYICVHCPPIQALDKTKPLTVTRILAHLKMHDIRLYACSVCPYHHHKRQVLEKHLAEMHDSGNVLVVREESSQSAPTTPSTAPTMDLKPWQCGLCKFKSMLRPEVAEHCSKMHQSKMQYKCAYCPFRTSAPENVTKHQTTAHRNREPEIFHFYYREGSIPNGLDGIPHWQKQRQKTGLYTVKAEADPPPATTDTILPEIQPQTAPQVNLNLVKQEIDPDAPMQASIEELCKKYGEFCEPNGLNYKCSLCKVVVEDSKEAMESHLFEELQYRKWGCRLCSYKAFHQTGLKEHVRSEHNRQNVEPLELAVDANVESWVSQQLAYQEDLIKKNRDKLAQQKMQDERPVLPTTSKTVEVLNTTNLSMEKLEKIFGSLGVPINMQYCCPKCLFKTADDKIIQEHLEAELTRIRWCCSNCPNHFSTYHEAQFHCKSVHPGLNARPIEAARDPAIRSAWVAAVIRVQKLSMNCMPVTVTSEPQRQEDTNDDENSLLEIRYEEDVPIPDEGNPTQRRFSDSSDEDSLVIDEQAAKKSGAGGKCDHCDFSTKHTQVLDAHTLRHYNLKPFTCSYCNYNNHSKIVLQHMSNAHPNQPRVVKKTEKPTGPPLNLNLTKLGKKPRSNVQTKAKKPEDANLVCLCCEKLLTEADSKTHIHDQNVPVFARRGDIVVKCSECLSLFLDVVHMQQHFTLTHPDMPIKYAYYKTDHDTRSFVFCSHCNQRFTYLIDLKAHHNQVHSALQLKYTKFVPGDEGESVLKAL